The proteins below come from a single Tissierella sp. MB52-C2 genomic window:
- a CDS encoding 2-oxoacid:acceptor oxidoreductase family protein — MEERIVIAGFGGQGVMALGQLLTYSGMTEDKKVSWLPSYGPEMRGGTANCNVIISSDAVGSPVVIDSTSAIVMNRPSLEKFEDSVVPEGRLFINSSLIDRKTTRDDIEVYYIPANEIANEIGNPRVANMVMLGAFLEATKAVEVDTILNKAFTAVFGENRVNLLPINKEALERGAELVKEQKKAIL; from the coding sequence ATGGAAGAAAGAATAGTAATTGCGGGATTTGGCGGACAAGGTGTAATGGCATTAGGTCAACTTTTAACATATTCAGGTATGACAGAGGATAAAAAAGTATCTTGGTTACCTTCTTATGGTCCAGAAATGAGAGGAGGAACTGCAAACTGTAATGTTATTATATCATCAGATGCAGTAGGTTCTCCTGTTGTAATAGATTCAACTTCAGCAATAGTAATGAATAGACCTTCCTTAGAGAAATTTGAAGATTCAGTAGTGCCAGAGGGAAGACTATTTATTAACTCATCATTAATAGATAGAAAAACTACTAGAGATGATATAGAAGTATATTATATTCCAGCTAATGAAATAGCTAATGAAATTGGTAACCCAAGAGTAGCTAATATGGTAATGCTAGGAGCGTTTTTAGAAGCTACAAAGGCAGTTGAGGTAGATACTATATTAAATAAAGCATTTACAGCAGTATTTGGAGAAAATAGAGTTAATTTACTTCCAATAAATAAAGAAGCATTAGAAAGAGGAGCAGAATTAGTAAAAGAACAAAAGAAAGCAATTCTATAG
- a CDS encoding CsxC family protein encodes MNKHVEGLNVSNVSVVDSNLGHSHKIMTSPAKVCNVSSKHHEPCVDVHSQVLDNCKNIPITPRGITSGVVVKIPVVLAELTIRFNVNALIRLPEPALEVKDIKKKLKITQCTLLQPTNILFIKGFVRKNIDFSTAECSNWKGVCGDIRHCTVDVPFECSTPIEFFTPPETLALNSRSEFEFLKVSDLPNKHFAEKDQLLSGDLSEFNQFTTENFNELPFCELIRARIFEFDEFIDRKHPHDREFPFEEREFKKIEEKMVIELTLKVLQNRQVQVPSVGGTVQPPHCHEHPHCCSVEVEEV; translated from the coding sequence ATGAATAAACATGTAGAAGGATTAAACGTTAGTAATGTAAGTGTTGTAGATAGTAATTTGGGACATTCGCACAAAATTATGACAAGTCCTGCTAAAGTATGTAATGTTAGCTCAAAACATCATGAACCTTGTGTTGATGTTCATAGTCAAGTTTTAGATAATTGTAAAAATATTCCGATAACCCCAAGGGGTATAACATCAGGTGTCGTTGTAAAGATACCTGTAGTATTAGCGGAGTTAACTATTAGATTTAATGTTAATGCTCTTATTCGATTACCTGAGCCAGCTCTTGAAGTTAAAGACATTAAGAAAAAGTTGAAAATTACTCAATGTACTTTACTTCAACCCACTAATATTCTATTTATCAAAGGCTTTGTTCGTAAAAATATAGACTTCTCTACAGCAGAATGCTCAAACTGGAAAGGAGTATGTGGCGATATCCGTCATTGCACTGTAGATGTTCCTTTTGAATGTTCAACACCAATTGAGTTTTTCACACCACCTGAAACCCTTGCTCTAAATTCCAGATCAGAGTTTGAGTTTTTAAAGGTAAGTGATTTGCCAAATAAACACTTTGCTGAAAAAGATCAATTATTATCAGGAGATCTATCAGAATTTAATCAATTCACAACTGAAAACTTCAACGAACTTCCGTTCTGCGAACTAATCAGAGCAAGAATTTTTGAATTCGATGAATTTATTGATCGCAAGCACCCTCATGACAGGGAGTTTCCTTTTGAAGAAAGAGAATTCAAAAAGATCGAAGAAAAAATGGTTATAGAACTTACACTTAAAGTTCTACAGAACAGACAGGTTCAAGTTCCATCCGTTGGAGGCACAGTTCAACCTCCACACTGTCATGAACATCCACATTGTTGCTCAGTAGAGGTAGAAGAAGTTTAA
- a CDS encoding NAD/NADP octopine/nopaline dehydrogenase family protein — translation MMGLNFTIVGAGNGGMAMAGYLAMMGYKVNLYNRTLENIIPLIKNPIISLTGEEKGIGVLNKVTDIMKEAIEGADIIMVTVPAMGHYQIAVEMAPYLKDGQIIVLNPGRTGGALEVYETIKRHKCEKDIVVAEAQTFIYACRATSSNSAHIFQVKNEVTIASIPSSKTNHVINLLQFAYPQFIPASDVLETSINNYGAIFHPAPTLLNSGHIERGAPFEYYTEGITPSIGDFIEKMDKERMEIGRALQINTLSAKDWLYESYGAKGNNLYETVQNNPAYKGLQAPKGLSIRYIYEDVPYSLIPMSSIARELGIKTPAINSIINIAELITGKDFHMEGRTIERLGLKGLAVHEMHKIAQIGKTDKKDEEGVA, via the coding sequence ATGATGGGATTAAACTTTACTATTGTTGGTGCTGGGAATGGCGGTATGGCAATGGCAGGTTATTTGGCCATGATGGGGTATAAAGTAAATTTATATAATAGAACCTTAGAAAATATAATTCCTTTAATAAAAAATCCAATAATATCCTTAACAGGTGAAGAAAAAGGTATTGGAGTATTAAATAAAGTAACCGATATAATGAAAGAAGCCATAGAGGGGGCAGATATAATTATGGTTACAGTTCCTGCCATGGGACATTATCAGATAGCAGTGGAGATGGCACCATATCTAAAAGATGGCCAAATCATAGTACTTAATCCTGGGCGTACAGGAGGAGCTTTAGAAGTATATGAGACAATAAAAAGACACAAATGTGAAAAGGATATAGTTGTCGCAGAAGCTCAGACATTTATCTATGCTTGTAGAGCAACATCAAGCAATAGTGCACATATTTTTCAAGTAAAAAATGAAGTGACCATAGCTTCCATACCTTCATCTAAGACAAATCATGTTATTAATCTATTGCAATTTGCTTATCCACAGTTTATTCCTGCTAGTGATGTTTTAGAAACAAGCATAAATAATTACGGGGCAATTTTCCATCCAGCACCAACCCTATTAAATAGTGGTCATATCGAAAGAGGAGCACCATTTGAGTATTATACAGAAGGAATAACTCCATCTATAGGAGATTTTATAGAAAAGATGGATAAAGAAAGAATGGAAATAGGAAGGGCTCTTCAGATAAACACCTTATCAGCTAAAGATTGGCTATACGAATCCTATGGAGCAAAGGGAAATAATCTATACGAAACGGTTCAGAATAATCCAGCATATAAGGGACTTCAAGCACCTAAAGGCTTGTCTATAAGATATATATATGAAGACGTACCATATAGCTTAATACCAATGTCTTCCATAGCAAGAGAATTGGGGATAAAAACACCAGCTATTAACTCCATTATAAATATTGCAGAATTAATTACTGGAAAAGATTTTCATATGGAAGGCAGAACCATAGAGAGATTAGGTCTCAAGGGATTAGCTGTACATGAGATGCATAAGATTGCACAAATAGGCAAAACAGATAAAAAAGATGAGGAGGGTGTTGCTTAG